From a single Onychomys torridus chromosome 9, mOncTor1.1, whole genome shotgun sequence genomic region:
- the Anxa7 gene encoding annexin A7 isoform X2, which produces MSYPGYPPTGYPPFPGYPPAGQESSFPPQGQYPYPSGFPPMGGGAYPPAPSGGYPGAGGYPTPGAYPAAGGYPVAPHPGGAPAYPGGQGFGAPPGGAGFSGYPQPPAQSYGGGPAQVPVPGGFPGGQMPSQYPGGQAPYPSQPAAVTQGTQGTIRPASNFDAMRDAEILRKAMKGFGTDEQAIVDVVSSRSNDQRQQIKAAFKTMYGKDLIKDLKSELSGNMEELILALFMPSTYYDAWSLRKAMQGAGTQERVLIEILCTRTNQEIRDIVRCYQSEFGRDLEKDIKSDTSGHFERLLVSMCQGNRDENQSVNHQMAQEDAQRLYQAGEGKLGTDESCFNMILATRSFPQLKATMEAYSRMANRDLLSSVSREFSGYIESGLKTILQCALNRPAFFAERLYYSMKGAGTDDSTLVRIVVTRSEIDLVQIKQMFTQMYQKTLSTMIASDTSGDYRKLLLAIVGQ; this is translated from the exons CCTGCAGGACAGGAGTCATCTTTCCCCCCTCAGGGTCAGTATCCATATCCTAGTGGCTTTCCACCAATGGGAGGAGGTGCTTACCCGCCAGCACCGAGTGGCGGCTACCCAGGAGCTGGAGGCTACCCTACTCCGGGAGCTTATCCCGCTGCTGGGGGCTATCCTGTTGCCCCACATCCAGGGGGCGCTCCAGCCTATCCTGGAG GACAAGGCTTTGGGGCTCCACCCGGTGGAGCAGGCTTTTCTGGCTATCCACAGCCACCTGCACAGTCTTATGGTGGTGGACCAGCCCAGGTTCCAGTACCAG GTGGCTTTCCCGGAGGACAGATGCCCTCTCAGTACCCTGGAGGACAAGCTCCTTACCCTAGCCAG CCTGCTGCAGTGACTCAGGGCACCCAAGGAACAATCCGACCAGCCTCCAACTTCGATGCTATGAGAGACGCAGAGATTCTCCGCAAGGCAATGAAGGGGTTTG GGACAGATGAGCAAGCAATTGTGGATGTTGTGTCAAGTCGTTCCAATGACCAGAGGCAACAAATTAAAGCAGCCTTTAAGACCATGTATGGCAAG GATTTAATTAAAGATCTCAAGTCAGAGCTGAGTGGAAATATGGAAGAGTTAATCCTTGCTCTGTTCATGCCTTCTACATACTATGATGCCTGGAGTTTACGGAAAGCGATGCAG ggagcaggaactcaagaacGTGTATTGATAGAGATTTTGTGCACAAGAACAAATCAAGAAATCCGAGACATCGTTAGATGTTACCAATCAGAATTTGGACGAGACCTTGAGAAGGACATCAAGTCAGATACCTCGGGACATTTTGAACGTCTCCTCGTGTCCATGTGCCAG GGAAACCGTGATGAGAACCAGAGTGTAAACCACCAGATGGCTCAGGAAGATGCCCAGCGCCTCTATCAGGCTGGCGAGGGGAAGCTAGGGACAGATGAATCCTGCTTCAACATGATCCTGGCCACAAGAAGCTTCCCTCAGCTGAAAGCCACCATGGAGGCTTATTCTAGG ATGGCTAATCGAGATTTGTTAAGCAGTGTAAGCCGAGAGTTTTCCGGATATATTGAAAgtggtttgaagaccatct TGCAGTGTGCCCTCAACCGTCCCGCCTTCTTTGCTGAGCGACTCTACTACTCCATGAAAGGCGCTGGCACAGACGACTCCACCCTGGTCAGGATTGTGGTCACTCGAAGCGAG ATTGACCTTGTTCAGATAAAGCAGATGTTCACCCAGATGTATCAGAAGACCCTAAGCACAATGATTGCCAGCGACACAAGCGGGGATTACAGAAAGCTGCTTCTGGCCATCGTCGGCCAGTGA
- the Anxa7 gene encoding annexin A7 isoform X1, with amino-acid sequence MSYPGYPPTGYPPFPGYPPAGQESSFPPQGQYPYPSGFPPMGGGAYPPAPSGGYPGAGGYPTPGAYPAAGGYPVAPHPGGAPAYPGGQGFGAPPGGAGFSGYPQPPAQSYGGGPAQVPVPGGFPGGQMPSQYPGGQAPYPSQISTDSFSSYPAFSPVSLDYSTDPAAVTQGTQGTIRPASNFDAMRDAEILRKAMKGFGTDEQAIVDVVSSRSNDQRQQIKAAFKTMYGKDLIKDLKSELSGNMEELILALFMPSTYYDAWSLRKAMQGAGTQERVLIEILCTRTNQEIRDIVRCYQSEFGRDLEKDIKSDTSGHFERLLVSMCQGNRDENQSVNHQMAQEDAQRLYQAGEGKLGTDESCFNMILATRSFPQLKATMEAYSRMANRDLLSSVSREFSGYIESGLKTILQCALNRPAFFAERLYYSMKGAGTDDSTLVRIVVTRSEIDLVQIKQMFTQMYQKTLSTMIASDTSGDYRKLLLAIVGQ; translated from the exons CCTGCAGGACAGGAGTCATCTTTCCCCCCTCAGGGTCAGTATCCATATCCTAGTGGCTTTCCACCAATGGGAGGAGGTGCTTACCCGCCAGCACCGAGTGGCGGCTACCCAGGAGCTGGAGGCTACCCTACTCCGGGAGCTTATCCCGCTGCTGGGGGCTATCCTGTTGCCCCACATCCAGGGGGCGCTCCAGCCTATCCTGGAG GACAAGGCTTTGGGGCTCCACCCGGTGGAGCAGGCTTTTCTGGCTATCCACAGCCACCTGCACAGTCTTATGGTGGTGGACCAGCCCAGGTTCCAGTACCAG GTGGCTTTCCCGGAGGACAGATGCCCTCTCAGTACCCTGGAGGACAAGCTCCTTACCCTAGCCAG ATCAGTACAGACTCCTTTTCTTCCTATCCTGCTTTCTCTCCTGTTTCTTTGGATTATAGCACTGAT CCTGCTGCAGTGACTCAGGGCACCCAAGGAACAATCCGACCAGCCTCCAACTTCGATGCTATGAGAGACGCAGAGATTCTCCGCAAGGCAATGAAGGGGTTTG GGACAGATGAGCAAGCAATTGTGGATGTTGTGTCAAGTCGTTCCAATGACCAGAGGCAACAAATTAAAGCAGCCTTTAAGACCATGTATGGCAAG GATTTAATTAAAGATCTCAAGTCAGAGCTGAGTGGAAATATGGAAGAGTTAATCCTTGCTCTGTTCATGCCTTCTACATACTATGATGCCTGGAGTTTACGGAAAGCGATGCAG ggagcaggaactcaagaacGTGTATTGATAGAGATTTTGTGCACAAGAACAAATCAAGAAATCCGAGACATCGTTAGATGTTACCAATCAGAATTTGGACGAGACCTTGAGAAGGACATCAAGTCAGATACCTCGGGACATTTTGAACGTCTCCTCGTGTCCATGTGCCAG GGAAACCGTGATGAGAACCAGAGTGTAAACCACCAGATGGCTCAGGAAGATGCCCAGCGCCTCTATCAGGCTGGCGAGGGGAAGCTAGGGACAGATGAATCCTGCTTCAACATGATCCTGGCCACAAGAAGCTTCCCTCAGCTGAAAGCCACCATGGAGGCTTATTCTAGG ATGGCTAATCGAGATTTGTTAAGCAGTGTAAGCCGAGAGTTTTCCGGATATATTGAAAgtggtttgaagaccatct TGCAGTGTGCCCTCAACCGTCCCGCCTTCTTTGCTGAGCGACTCTACTACTCCATGAAAGGCGCTGGCACAGACGACTCCACCCTGGTCAGGATTGTGGTCACTCGAAGCGAG ATTGACCTTGTTCAGATAAAGCAGATGTTCACCCAGATGTATCAGAAGACCCTAAGCACAATGATTGCCAGCGACACAAGCGGGGATTACAGAAAGCTGCTTCTGGCCATCGTCGGCCAGTGA